One Streptomyces sp. CG4 genomic window, GTTTCTCCGGTCGGCGGCCGTCGGCTGAGGCGCTCGATGTTTGCGGCGATGGCTGTGAACACGTGCTGTAAGTGGGCTTTGTGCTGTCCCCGGTAGCGGCAGCGGCGCATGCCGTGTCCGTGGGCGAGTTCGTTGATGGTGCCTTCCACTCCGGAGCGGACCGCGTAGCGGGCCTGCCATTCGGGTGTCTGCTGCTCGGCGCGGACGCGGAGTTGCAGGTCACGGAGTTCTCGCGGGGGAAAGCCCACGCTCCGGGCGTTGTCGGTGGTGGTCGTGCAGCGGGTGCGGACCGGGCAGGGACGGCACTGGCTCTTGGTGAACCGTGCCACGATCAGAGGTGCCGCGGTGGGTGAGGAGGTCGGGTAGGGGCCGTGCCATCCCGCGCTGGTCTCGCCCTGCGGGCAGGTGACCTGGCGGCGGTCGAAGTCGATGTGGAAGTCGTCGCGGCCGAAGCCGTTGTTCCTGCGGTTCTGGCGGGTGGTGTTGACCGGCAGTGGTCCGGTGACCCTGACTGTTCGCGGGCTGCCTGTTCCAGATGGACCAGGGAGGTGTAGCCGCCGTCGACCAGATGCTCGGCGGGCAGCAGCCCGCGATGCTTGAGCCGGGTGTGGATGCCGGGCAGAGCCTTCGCGTCGTACCCGGTGGCGTCGGTGGTGGCCACATCTGTGATCACGTTGACGCCGTCGGGATCACAGGTTTCGGTGAGGTGTGCGACGAACCCCTTCCAGCGGGTGATGTGTCCGCGGCGCGCGTAGCGGGCCGTCGGGTCGTAGGGCGAGACGACTGCGACGGCAGAGGGCGGCAGCCCGCCGTCCTCGGCGGTGCGCCAGCGCAGGCGGCCGGCCCCGTCGCGGTAGTAGTTCTGCACCATGATCTGCCGCAGGGCTTGGACGCGGGGACCGGACAGGCGTTCCGGCCCGTGCTGCCCGAGGTGCTCGATCAGCCGGACGGCGTCGCCTCCGGTGGCGAGGATTCTGGTCTTGGGGCGGGTGGGGTTCTTGCCCAGACGGACCGGGCGGCCGTAGCGGCGCCCCCACTCCTCGTCGACCAGGCCGGCCAGCAGGTGCGAAGCTGTGCCGGCCAGTTCTTCCAGCGCGGCGCGGACGGCCTCGGTGACCAGTTCCAGCCGGGTCAGGTCGCGGACCGCGGCCAGGACGTGGGTGGAGTCCGTGCGCTGGGTGGTGCGCTCGCGGACGAGACCGGCCTCCTTCAGGCGCGCGAGCGCGAGGTCGAGGAGACGGTCGGCTCGGCCGTCCTCGGTGAGACGGTCGCGGAAGTCGGCCAGCACGCTGTGGTGGAAGCCGGGATCGTCCAGGTCCATGGCCAGCGCGTACTTGAAATCGATGCGGCAGCGAACCGCTTCGGCCGCCTGCCGGTCCGACAGACCGAGGAGGAACTGGAGCACGCAGACGGTGGCCAGCTGGGCGGGCGAGAGGCTGGGGCGGCCGTCACGCGGGTACCAGTCGGCGAAGTCCTCGTCACCCCACAGCCCGCCCAGGTGGTCTCTCACCCACATCGCCGTTGTACCGCCCGGATTGCTCGCCCGCGCCATCTGCGCGGTCAGAGACGGGACTTGCTCACCAGAACGGGCATGGAGCGACAACGAGCACCTCGACAACTGCATCGGTCCTTGAACAGAGCCGAGCATGCCCGTTGATCACGCTGCCCCGCCGGGGATCCTCAAGATCCCCGACAGAGTCAGCGTCCGGTTTCCGGGCGGGGCCCTCGCCCGTGTCAGGCCGTCGCCAGCGCCACCTCGGTGGACTTGATCAGGGCGACCACGGCGGAGCCGGTGGAGAGCCCGAGGTCGGTGGCCGACTCCTTGGTGATGGCGGAGGTCACCGAGCCACCGTCGATCGAGATCTTCACGGTGGCCATCGCGGCGCCGGCCGCGATGTCGGTGACGGTGCCCGGCAGCTGGTTGCGGATGGAGACGCGGTCGATCGGCGCGGTGGCGAGGGAGACCTCGGTCGACTTCACCAGGGCCCGTACCGTGGCGCCCTCGGCGAGGCCCAGGTCCCGGACGGACTCCAGGGTGATCGCCGCGGTCAGGTCCTGGCCCCCGTCGAGCCGGATCTTGACGGTGGCCATGGCCTCGCCCGGCTGGATCGCCGTGACCGTGCCGGGGAGCTGGTTGCGGATGCTCAGGGTCATGGGCACCCACGGTAGGGTGGCCGTCCGCTCAGGCCGGGTATGCATGTGTCTGCGTCGCTTTGACCGTCGCCCAGACGGCCGCGCCCGGGTGCAGTTCGAGCTCGGCGGCGGCGACCGTGGTGAGGTCGGCGGCGAGGGGGAGTTCGCCGCCGAGGTCGGCGCGGATCTGGTCGCCGTGCGTCTCCAGGCCGGTCACCTCGCAGCGCCACAGGTTACGGGCGCTGGCACCGGTGGGCCGCTCCCGGAACAGGGTGACGGCGCTGGGCGGGAACGCCACGAAGACCGGCCCGGACAGGTCTTCCGTGGTGGTGATCGAAGGACCCGCGTCGAGTCGTACCGTGTGCCGCTCCGCCTGGCCCCGGTAGAGGTTGAGGCCGACGAGCTGGGCGATGTAGTCGGTGCGCGGATGGCGGGCGATGTCGCCGGGGGTGCCCTCCTGGACGACCCGGCCGTGCTCGATCACCACCAGCCGGTCCGCGAGCACCATGGCGTCCAGCGGATCGTGCGTGACGAGGACGGCGACCGCCTCGAACTCGGCCAGATGGCGGCGCAGTTGGGCGCGGACCTCCAGCCGGGTACGGGCGTCCAGCGCGGCCAGCGGCTCGTCCAGGAGCAGCAGCCGGGGGCGGGTGGCCAGGGCGCGGGCGAGGGCCACGCGCTGGGCCTGACCGCCGGACAGCCGACGCGGCTTGACGCCCGCGTGGCCGGCGAGCCCCATCCGGTCCAGCCACGCGGCGGCCTGGGCACGCGCCTCGGCCTTGGGCACGCCCTGGCAGCGCGGCCCGAACGCCACATTGTCCAGCGCGGACAGATGCGGAAAGAGCAGATAGTCCTGGAAGACCACGCCGACCGGGCGGGACTCCGGGGGAGTGCGGTCCAGGGAGACGCCGTCCAGGAAGAGGTGGCCGTCGGTGAGCGGGACCAGGCCGGCCAGGGCGCGTAGGGCGGTGGTCTTGCCGGCGCCGTTGGGGCCGAGGAGGGCTACGACGTCTCCGGGGGCGGCCGCCATGGTCACGTCCAGCCGGAAGGAGCCACGGTCGACGACGAGGTGGGCATCGAGTCCCTCGTCGCCCATGTTGCGCAGGTCGGCCTCGGGGGCGTCGATGTCGGTCATGGGTCCGTACGTTCGCACACGGCCCGGTCCCGCTGCCATGATCACGCTCCCGTCATCCAGCGGTCCCTGAGCGCGGCCAGTACCGCGATCGAGACCACCAGCAGGACCAGGCTGAGCGAGATCGCGGCCTCGGGGTCGTTCTGCAGGGCCAGATAGACCGCGAGGGGCATGGTCTGGGTGCGGCCGGGGAAGTTGCCCGCGAAGGTGATCGTCGCGCCGAACTCGCCGAGCGCACGCGCCCAGGCCAGCACCGACCCGGCCGCGATGCCGGGCGCGATCAGCGGCAGGGTGACCCGGCGGAACGCGGTGAAGCGGGACGCGCCGAGCGTCGTCGCCGCCTCCTCGAAACGCGGGTCGGCCGCGCGCAGGGTGCCCTCGACGCTGATGACCAGGAACGGCATCGCGACGAACGACTCCGCGATCACGACCCCGGTGGTGGTGAACGGCAGTGTGATCCCGAACCAGGAGTCCAGCCAGGTGCCGATCACCCCGTTGCGGCCGAGCGCCAGCAGCAGCGCCACACCGCCGACCACCGGCGGCAGCACCAGGGGCAAGGTCACCAGGGCCCGTACGAACCCCCGGCCGGGAAAGTCCGTACGGGCCAGCAGCCAGGCCAGGGGCACGCCCAGGACGAGGCTGACGGCCGTCGCCGCGGTGGCGCTGACCAGCGAGAGCTGGAGCGCCTGCCACACCTCGGTGCTGGACAGCTGGCCCGGCAGACTGCCCCAGGGTGCGCGGATGAGCAGCGCGACCAGCGGCAGCAGCAGGAACGCCAGCGCCACCAGACCCGGCAGCAGCAGCGGCAACGGCACGCCGCGTCGGCTCCCCGTGCCGACGCGGCGGCGCCGCGGTCGGCCCGTGCGGGGGCCGGCCGCGGCGCCGGGCTCGAGGAGCGAGGTCACGGCTTGAGGAAGCCCGCCTGGCTCAGCACCTTCTGGCCCTCGGGGGACTGCACGAAGGCGATGAACGCCTTGGCGGCCTCGGCGTTCGGCGCGTTCTTCAGCAGGGTGATCGGGTAGTCGTTGACAGCCT contains:
- a CDS encoding transposase, translated to MDFDRRQVTCPQGETSAGWHGPYPTSSPTAAPLIVARFTKSQCRPCPVRTRCTTTTDNARSVGFPPRELRDLQLRVRAEQQTPEWQARYAVRSGVEGTINELAHGHGMRRCRYRGQHKAHLQHVFTAIAANIERLSRRPPTGETPPSRPPTAFQNYLDQHGIPRPRSWRSARD
- a CDS encoding transposase; protein product: MRDHLGGLWGDEDFADWYPRDGRPSLSPAQLATVCVLQFLLGLSDRQAAEAVRCRIDFKYALAMDLDDPGFHHSVLADFRDRLTEDGRADRLLDLALARLKEAGLVRERTTQRTDSTHVLAAVRDLTRLELVTEAVRAALEELAGTASHLLAGLVDEEWGRRYGRPVRLGKNPTRPKTRILATGGDAVRLIEHLGQHGPERLSGPRVQALRQIMVQNYYRDGAGRLRWRTAEDGGLPPSAVAVVSPYDPTARYARRGHITRWKGFVAHLTETCDPDGVNVITDVATTDATGYDAKALPGIHTRLKHRGLLPAEHLVDGGYTSLVHLEQAAREQSGSPDHCRSTPPARTAGTTASAATTSTSTSTAARSPARRARPARDGTAPTRPPHPPRHL
- a CDS encoding TOBE domain-containing protein, whose protein sequence is MTLSIRNQLPGTVTAIQPGEAMATVKIRLDGGQDLTAAITLESVRDLGLAEGATVRALVKSTEVSLATAPIDRVSIRNQLPGTVTDIAAGAAMATVKISIDGGSVTSAITKESATDLGLSTGSAVVALIKSTEVALATA
- a CDS encoding ABC transporter ATP-binding protein: MTDIDAPEADLRNMGDEGLDAHLVVDRGSFRLDVTMAAAPGDVVALLGPNGAGKTTALRALAGLVPLTDGHLFLDGVSLDRTPPESRPVGVVFQDYLLFPHLSALDNVAFGPRCQGVPKAEARAQAAAWLDRMGLAGHAGVKPRRLSGGQAQRVALARALATRPRLLLLDEPLAALDARTRLEVRAQLRRHLAEFEAVAVLVTHDPLDAMVLADRLVVIEHGRVVQEGTPGDIARHPRTDYIAQLVGLNLYRGQAERHTVRLDAGPSITTTEDLSGPVFVAFPPSAVTLFRERPTGASARNLWRCEVTGLETHGDQIRADLGGELPLAADLTTVAAAELELHPGAAVWATVKATQTHAYPA
- the modB gene encoding molybdate ABC transporter permease subunit, producing the protein MTSLLEPGAAAGPRTGRPRRRRVGTGSRRGVPLPLLLPGLVALAFLLLPLVALLIRAPWGSLPGQLSSTEVWQALQLSLVSATAATAVSLVLGVPLAWLLARTDFPGRGFVRALVTLPLVLPPVVGGVALLLALGRNGVIGTWLDSWFGITLPFTTTGVVIAESFVAMPFLVISVEGTLRAADPRFEEAATTLGASRFTAFRRVTLPLIAPGIAAGSVLAWARALGEFGATITFAGNFPGRTQTMPLAVYLALQNDPEAAISLSLVLLVVSIAVLAALRDRWMTGA